One SAR86 cluster bacterium genomic window carries:
- the pyk gene encoding pyruvate kinase, with product MERRTKIISTVGPKTNTESFISKLCVAGTNVIRINMSHASHAELEKIITIVKRINKSKICSVGIMIDTQGPEIRTAPITKSIQLIKGEVVHLTPKALKGAKYIIVDNLKQVKGLKKGGKVSLDNGAIDLKIRNIDKDKNVKCEVLDSGEIGSRKHVNFPGAKVTLPSLTDKDKKDIKYAISKGVDFIALSFCRSKKDLNELKKFLGKKVSDVEIFVKIEDQEGLSNLEEVIENSDGVMVARGDLGIETDITNLPYIQRNIIKIASSKGKKSIVATQLLESMIDSPHPSRAEVSDVANAVYEGTDALMLSGETSIGKYPVECVKYIDQVARNAERSETLHFENNFKQQTDWHKLAATSVKLASKIDADAIVVLTRSGFTANLISRAKPTVPVFAFSNRLETQSKLSISSSTQNLFLKFTKDHEKTINSAFEVLKKHYKMRGRKKFVVISGVFSDIYADAIQIRSFG from the coding sequence ATGGAAAGAAGAACAAAAATAATCTCAACAGTTGGACCAAAAACAAATACAGAATCCTTTATTTCAAAATTATGTGTGGCGGGAACTAATGTCATCAGAATTAACATGTCTCATGCCAGTCATGCCGAATTAGAAAAAATTATTACAATTGTAAAAAGAATCAATAAATCCAAAATCTGCTCTGTTGGCATAATGATTGATACCCAAGGTCCTGAAATAAGAACAGCTCCTATTACGAAGAGCATTCAACTTATAAAGGGTGAAGTTGTTCACTTGACTCCAAAAGCACTTAAAGGGGCTAAGTACATTATTGTTGATAACTTGAAACAAGTTAAAGGGCTGAAAAAAGGAGGTAAAGTCTCCTTAGATAACGGAGCTATTGATCTAAAAATTAGAAATATAGATAAAGATAAAAATGTGAAATGTGAAGTTTTAGATTCTGGTGAAATAGGAAGCAGAAAGCACGTAAATTTTCCTGGAGCGAAAGTAACTCTTCCATCTCTTACAGATAAAGATAAAAAAGATATTAAATATGCAATTTCTAAAGGGGTTGATTTTATTGCCTTATCTTTTTGTAGATCAAAGAAAGATTTAAATGAATTAAAGAAATTTTTGGGGAAGAAAGTTTCTGATGTAGAAATTTTTGTCAAAATAGAGGACCAAGAAGGCCTTTCAAATCTTGAAGAAGTGATTGAAAACTCAGATGGTGTCATGGTGGCAAGGGGAGATTTAGGCATTGAAACAGACATTACAAACTTGCCTTATATCCAAAGAAATATTATTAAAATTGCCTCTTCGAAAGGTAAAAAATCAATTGTTGCAACTCAATTACTAGAATCAATGATTGATAGCCCTCATCCTTCAAGAGCAGAGGTCTCAGATGTGGCAAATGCTGTTTATGAGGGCACAGATGCATTAATGCTTTCAGGAGAAACAAGTATTGGCAAATATCCAGTAGAGTGTGTGAAATACATTGATCAGGTTGCAAGGAATGCTGAACGTTCAGAAACATTGCACTTTGAAAATAATTTCAAACAACAAACCGATTGGCATAAACTGGCGGCAACCTCTGTAAAATTAGCAAGTAAAATTGATGCGGATGCAATTGTTGTTTTAACAAGAAGTGGCTTTACAGCAAATTTAATCTCTCGAGCCAAACCAACTGTACCTGTTTTTGCCTTTAGTAATCGTCTTGAAACTCAATCAAAACTTTCAATATCATCTTCTACTCAAAATTTGTTTCTAAAATTTACTAAAGACCATGAAAAAACTATCAATTCAGCTTTTGAAGTCCTAAAAAAACATTACAAAATGAGGGGAAGAAAAAAGTTTGTGGTAATTTCAGGTGTATTTTCTGATATATATGCTGATGCTATACAAATACGTTCATTTGGATAA
- a CDS encoding pyridoxal 5'-phosphate synthase: protein MLFKNLNAAPPFQLFESYYVKAEENGQPHVEAGCVSSVDANGQPHARYVNFKYFFEDHLIFFSNYKSDKAKQFENNALVAINFWWPNTDTQIRIEGEISKCSEKFSDQHFQEREIGKNISAIASNQSEEIESYEILREKYDAIKAKVDAGEIQENRPSDWGGFQVKINYFEFWEAFEDRLNYRECYKKESDSWRKFFLQS from the coding sequence ATGTTATTTAAAAATTTAAACGCTGCTCCACCGTTTCAGTTATTTGAAAGCTATTACGTCAAAGCTGAAGAAAATGGGCAACCACATGTTGAGGCAGGATGTGTGAGTTCCGTTGATGCTAATGGGCAACCACATGCGCGATACGTAAATTTTAAATATTTTTTTGAAGATCATTTAATTTTCTTTTCAAACTATAAAAGTGATAAAGCCAAGCAATTTGAAAATAATGCTTTGGTGGCAATCAATTTCTGGTGGCCTAATACTGATACTCAAATAAGAATTGAAGGCGAAATATCAAAATGCTCAGAAAAATTTTCAGATCAACATTTTCAAGAAAGAGAAATAGGTAAAAATATTTCGGCAATCGCCTCAAACCAATCTGAAGAGATTGAATCCTATGAAATTCTGAGGGAAAAATATGATGCAATAAAAGCTAAAGTTGATGCTGGAGAGATTCAAGAAAATAGACCTTCAGACTGGGGTGGTTTCCAGGTCAAAATAAATTACTTTGAATTCTGGGAAGCATTTGAAGATAGATTAAATTACAGAGAATGTTATAAAAAAGAATCTGATTCTTGGCGAAAATTTTTCTTGCAATCTTAG